In Paracoccus contaminans, the genomic stretch ATCGCTGTCGCCGATGCTGACGGGCACCTGATGGTTGCGGATCAGCAGGCCGAGCTGCTGGGTCAGATAGCTGCGGAACAGCGCCGGCCGGGTCACGGTGGCGGCATAGCTGCCCGGCAGCGCCACATGGCCGAACGACAGCCGCGAATCGCCGATCGTATGGCTGGCCGTGGTCAGCCGCACCTCGGGGTAAAAGGCGCGATAGCGCGCCTGCGGCGCCCCGCCGCCCAGGCTGCCCACGAAACGCCCGCTCAGCCATTCGGTCGCGCGGGCATAAAGCTGGACCAGCCGCTCGACCGCCTCGGCCGGATCGCTGAAATAAGCCCGCTCGACGGCGCCGGGCGTTTCCACGGGCAAAAGGCGGGGCGTCTGATCCATCGGCAAGTTTCCTTTGCCGCGCACAGTGTCAGGGCCGCCTGACACTGGCAAGACGGCCGCCGGCTTCCTATGTGCGCGGCATGGACATCTCGATCCTCGATCTTGCGCCGGTGCCCGAAGGGTCCGATGCGCGCACCGCCATCGCCAATGGCGTCCGGCTGGCCCAGGCCGCCGAAAGGCAGGGCTATGCCCGTTACTGGCTGGCCGAGCATCACAACATGCCCGGCATCGCCAGCGCCGCCACCGCGGTGCTGATCGGCCATGTCGCAGGCCATACCAGCACCATCCGCGTGGGGGCGGGCGGCATCATGCTGCCCAACCATGCGCCGCTTGCCGTGGCCGAGGCGTTCGGAACGCTCGCCACGATCCACGGCCCGCGCATCGACCTTGGCCTCGGCCGGGCACCGGGGGGCGACGGGGCGGTGATGCATGCCCTGCGCCGGGGCATGGGCCGCAACGACGATTTTCCCGGCGACGTGGTCGAGCTGCTGACCTATCTGGGCCCCGAGCGGGAGGGCGCGCCGGTCGCCGCCCATCCCGGACAGGGCACCGATGTGCCGGTCTGGATCCTCGGCTCGTCCCTTTACGGGGCCAGCATGGCGGCGGCGCTGGGGCTGCCCTATGCCTTTGCCTCGCATTTCGCGCCCAATGATCTGGACGAGGCGGTGCGGCTTTACCGCAGCCGCTTTCAGCCCGGTCCCTGGGGCGAGGCGCCGCGCTTCATGCTGGCGGCCAACCTGATCGCGGCGGACACGGACGCGGCCGCGCACCGGCTGCGCACCAGCCAGCAGCAGAGCTTCTACCGGCTCAGGACCGGCAGGCCGGGCCTGCTGCCGCCGCCGGTGGATGATCTGGATGCGGTGGTCCCGCCCCAATATCAGCCCACGATCGACGCCGCCCTGCGGGTGGCCGCGGTCGGCGGGCCGGAGGCGGTCAAGGACCAGCTGGATGCCCTGATCGCCCGGTATCAGCCCGACGAGCTGATCCTGACGGGCAATATCTGGGATCCCGAGGCGCGGCTGCGCTCGTTCGCCATCGGGGCCGAGGTCATGGGACTGTCCCCGCGGTGAGGCTGCTGGTCCTGGGGCATGGCTATTGCGCCGGGTTCCTGACGCGCCTGCTGGTGCCGCAGGGCTGGACCGTCACCGGCACGACCCGCAACGACACGGCCCGCCTGGCCGCTGCGGGCGCGCTGCCGCTGCGCTGGCCGGGGGACGAGCGCGCCACCACGGCCGAGATCGCGCGCGCCGATGCGATCCTTGCCAGCGCCGCGCCCGCGCCGGGGGGCGATCCGGCGCTGCGGGATTTCGCGGCGGCGCTGGCGGCGGCACCGGCCCGCTGGATGGGCTATCTGTCCACGACCGGCGTCTATGGCGACCGGGGCGGCGGCTGGGTGGATGAAGGCAGCGCCCTCACCCCCTCGACCCGGCGCGGGGCCGAGCGCGTGGCCGCCGAGGCGGAATGGCAGGCGCTGGCCGCCGCCCATGGCCTGCCGCTGCACATCTTTCGGCTGGCGGGGATATACGGGCCGGGCCGCGGCCCCTTTGCCAAGCTGCGCAGCGGCACCGCGCGACGCATCGTCAAGCCGGGGCAGGTGTTCTCGCGCATCCATGCCGAGGACATCGCCCAGGTGCTGGCCGCATCCATCGCCAGGCCCAGTCCCGGCGCGATCTACAACGTCTGCGACGATGATCCGGCCCCGCCGCAGGACGTGCTGGATTACGCTGCCCGCCTGCTGGGCCTGCCCCCGCCCCCTGCCGAAGATTTTGCCAGCACCCAGATGAGCGAGATGGCGCGCAGCTTTTACGCCGAAAGCAAGCGCGTCTCGAACGACAGGATCAAGCGCGACCTCGGGATAAGCCTGATCCACCCCGATTACCGCAGCGGGCTGGCCGCCCTTTACCGCGCGGAAGCCGCCGGGCCGCTGCTGTAAGGCGGCAGGCGGACGCATCCGGCCAATCCGGGCGGGCAGAGAGGCGGCGGGCAGATGCCCCAGCCGCGCGCCGGGCCGCAGGCGGATGCGCGATCCTGCGCCCGCGCGGATGCGGCGGATGGCGCCCTGCCCCTTTCGGCCCGCGCTAGCCGGCCGCGTCGGGGTGGAAATGATCGTGGATGGTGCGCGCCATCGCTGCCGAAATGCCGGGCGCGGCCTGCAGATCCTCCAGCCCCGCGCGCGCCACCGCCTTGGCCGATCCGAAATGCGCCAGCAACGCGCGCTTGCGGGCCGCGCCGATGCCGGCGATCTCGTCCAGGGGATTGGCCATCGCCTGCTTGGTGCGCCGGGCGCGGTGGGTGCCGATCGCCCAGCGATGCGCCTCGTCGCGCAGGCGCTGGATGAAATACAGAACCGGATGGTTCATCGGCAAGGCATGGGGCCGCCTGCCGGGGCGGTGGAATTCCTCCTTGCCATGGTCGCGGTCCTGCCCCTTGGCGACGCCGATCAGGGGGATATCCTCGACCCCCAGCTCGGCCAGGATGCCCTCGACGGCCGAAACCTGCCCCGCGCCCCCGTCGATCAGCAGCAGGTCGGGCCAGGCCTCGGTCTGCCGGTCGGGATCTTCTTTCAGCAGGCGCGCAAAGCGGCGCGTCAGCACCTCGCGCATCATGCCGAAATCGTCGCCGGGGGTGATCTCGGTGCCCTTGATGTTGAACTTGCGATACTGGCTTTTCATCCAGCCGTCGGGACCGGAAACCACCATGCCGCCGACCGGCGCGGTCCCCTGGATATGCGAGTTGTCATAGATCTCGATCCGGCGCGGCACGACCGGCAGCTCGAAGGCCTCGGCAAGCCCCTCCAGCAGGGCGCGCTGGGTCGCGCTTTCCGCCAGCCGGCGCGACAGGCTCTCGCGCGCATTGCGGGCGGCATTGGCGACCAGCTCGGCCTTTTCGCCGCGCTGGGGAACGCCCATCGCCACGCGCCGCCCCGCCCGTTCGGACAACAGCTGCGCCAGCAGGTCCAGATCCTCGACCGGATGGCTCAGCAGCACGAGGCGCGGGGGCACCTTGTCGTCATAGAACTGGGCCACGAAGGCCTGCATGATCTCGGCCGGCGATTCCGATCCCCCGGTCCGGGGGTAGAAATCGCGGTTGCCCCAGCTCTGGTTGCCGCGGATGAAGAAGACCTGAACACAGGCCTGCCCCCCATCCAGGTGCAGCGCGATCACATCGGCCTCGGGCACGCCCCTGGGGTTGATCGCCTGCACGGATTGCACCGCCGTCAGCGCCTTGATCCGGTCGCGCAGCGCCGCGGCGCGCTCATATTCCATGGCCTCGGCCGCCTCGGCCATCTCGGCCGCAAGCCGCCCCTGCACGGCGGTCGACCGGCCCTGCAGGAAACGCTCGGCATCGGCCACCAGCGCGCCATAGTGTTCAGCGTCGATCCGCTGGACGCAAGGCGCGCTGCACCGCTTGATCTGGTGCAGCAGGCATGGCCGCGTGCGTGCCGAGAACGTCGCATCCGTGCAGGAGCGCAGCAGGAACACCCTCTGCAACTGGTTCAGCGTCCGGTTGACCGCCCCGGCGCTGGCGAAAGGGCCGTAATAGCTGCCCTTTTCGGTCTTGGCGCCGCGGTGCTTCTTGATCTGCGGAAAGGGATGGGCCTTGGACACCAGGATGTTCGGAAAGGATTTGTCGTCGCGCAGCAGCACATTATAGCGCGGCTTGAGCTGCTTGATGAGGTTCTGCTCAAGCAGCAGCGCCTCGGTTTCCGTGCGCGTCGTCAGGAACATCATCGAGGCGGTTTCGCGGATCATCCGCGCGATCCGCCCCGAATGGCCCGAGGGACGGGCATAGTTCGACACCCGCGCCCTGAGATTGCGGGCCTTGCCCACATACAGCACGCCCCCCTGCGCATCGAGCATCCGGTAGACCCCCGGGCTGGAATCCAGCCGGCGGCAATAATCGGCGATCAGCGCATGCCCGGTCAGGGCGGGGGGATGCGGGGCCTGGGAGGGCGCTTCAGCAGTCATGACGGCTCATGTGGTGATTCCTGCGCCCGAGTGCAAACCACCCCGAAATTGCAAGCCCGCAACCTTCCACGGTTTCTGGGGATAAGTCTGTGGAACCGGTGAGGGTGGCTGAGGCAAGTGCCAGCAAAACAAAGGCGCCAGACGATCTGCACAATTTTTGTGCATAAAAATAAGCTGTTGGTTTGAAACGGTAATTTTTCTTCCCGCTGCAAGTCCCTGAATCATCGGAAAGATTCTTGACCGTTATGCGACAGCCTCGGGCCAGGTGGACAAGAGCCGCCCATCACCCTCGCGGGCGTCCGTTCAGTCGCCCAGGATGTCAGGCGTGCGCCAGGCAAGATGCTGGCCCCCGTCAACGCAGATCAGCTGGCCCGTCACTGCCCGCGCATCCAGCAGATACAGCAGCGCCGCCACGATGTCGGACGGGTCTGCGCCCCGTTCCAGGATCGTGGCGGCGCGTTGGCGGGCGAAATGCGCGGCGCTTTGCCGCGCGCCCTGCATCGTCGGGCCTGGACCGATGGCATTGACGCGGATCGCGGGCGCAAGCGCCTGGGCCGAGGTGCGCGTCAGCGCCCACAGGCCGGCCTTGGCCAGCGAATAGGTCATGAAGGCCGGGGTAGGCTTGAGCACGCGCTGGTCGATCATGTTGACGATCAGGCCATGAGCCTCGGGTTCGGGGCGAGGCTGCGAAACAGGGGCCTGCGGGGCGCAGGGCAGCTGGGCGGCGAACTGCTGGGTCAGGACAAAGGGCGCGCGCAGATTCGATCCGATATGCCGGTCCCAGCTGGCACGCGTGGCCGTGGCCAGGCTGTCATGTTCAAAGATCGAGGCATTGTTCACCAGGACCGTCAGCGAGCCAAGGCGCGAGACGACGGCTGGTATCAGCGCCTCGGTTGCAGCCTCGTCCAGCAGGTCGGCGGCAAAGATCTCGGCCCGCACGCCAAAGGCGCGTGCCGCCGCCGCGGTCTCCTCCGCCTCGCCGGCCGAGCCGTGATAGTGGATCGCCACGTCATGGCCCCGCTGTGCAAGGGCCAGCGCCATCGCGCGGCCAAGCCGGCGCGCCGCGCCCGTGACCAGCGCCGCGCCCCTAGCGGCCACGGCGCAGCCCCAGCAGGCGCGCCACCACGCGGCGGAACCCCGGCCCGAAGGCAAGGGCCATCGCCACCATGATCAGCAGAAACAGCAGAACAGTCCGGATCATTGCACGCGCCTTACATCCATGCCTGGGGGGTCAGCCGTGACGCCGCGGCCCGATCGGCCGCGGCATCGACAAGATCGGCAGCGGACAGGCCAAAGCGCCGCAGGAACGGCACCCGCTGGCCATAGCTGCGGAACCGCAGCCGTTCGCCGAAAAGCCCGCGCATCGTCGGTTCCAGATGCCCGATCCCGTCGGCCAGGCCAAGCGCGACCGCCTGCCGGCCCGTCCAGACCTCGCCTGTGAAAAGATCCTGGCCGGGGGGCAGCCGGTCGCCCCGGCGGGCCACGACCTGGGCCTTGAAACTCTCGTGGATGGGCGCCAGCAGGCGGTGCAGCCGGGCGACATCCTCGGGGGTTTCGGGTCGGAACGGGTCCAGCCACGACTTGGCCGCCCCCGCGCTGTGGACGCGCCGCTCGATCCCGTGACGGCGGATCAGCTCGGCAAAGCCGAAGCCGGCTGAAATGACCCCGATCGACCCCAGAACCGACGATTCATCGGCCCAGATCACGTCGCCCGCGGTGGCCAGCCAGTATCCGCCCGACGCGGCCACATCCTCGACAAAGACATGAACCGGCAGATGCGTTTCCTCGGCCAGCCGGCGGACGCGCGCGGCGATGAGCGAGGACTGCACCGGCGATCCGCCGGGCGAGTTCAGGGCGATGGCGACCGCGACGGGCCTGCCCTGTCGGAAGGCGCGGGCCAGGACGGGCGCAAGCCCCGCGTCCGACAGGCCCGCCGCCCCGTGCCGCGCGGGGATGCCGATCGCGCCTTGCAGGCGGACGATCGAGACAAGCGGGGCCGGGCGGAGCCGTGAAAGGAACGGAAGCTGCATGCCCCGTGATAAGCCGCCCCCCGCCAGGCAGCAAGCGCAAGCGCCGCCCTGAAAGACAACGCGCCCCGCATCAGGGGGCGCGCCATCGGGGATCAGTGCGTCAGCGACCGTCGCCGATCACGTCGCGCCGGTGCTTGAGCGGCCACCAGAGGCGCTTGTTGGTCAGGTACAGCAGCGCCGACAGCACCACGAGGAACAGCACCGAGACGAGGCCCG encodes the following:
- a CDS encoding S49 family peptidase, encoding MQLPFLSRLRPAPLVSIVRLQGAIGIPARHGAAGLSDAGLAPVLARAFRQGRPVAVAIALNSPGGSPVQSSLIAARVRRLAEETHLPVHVFVEDVAASGGYWLATAGDVIWADESSVLGSIGVISAGFGFAELIRRHGIERRVHSAGAAKSWLDPFRPETPEDVARLHRLLAPIHESFKAQVVARRGDRLPPGQDLFTGEVWTGRQAVALGLADGIGHLEPTMRGLFGERLRFRSYGQRVPFLRRFGLSAADLVDAAADRAAASRLTPQAWM
- a CDS encoding LLM class flavin-dependent oxidoreductase, which translates into the protein MDISILDLAPVPEGSDARTAIANGVRLAQAAERQGYARYWLAEHHNMPGIASAATAVLIGHVAGHTSTIRVGAGGIMLPNHAPLAVAEAFGTLATIHGPRIDLGLGRAPGGDGAVMHALRRGMGRNDDFPGDVVELLTYLGPEREGAPVAAHPGQGTDVPVWILGSSLYGASMAAALGLPYAFASHFAPNDLDEAVRLYRSRFQPGPWGEAPRFMLAANLIAADTDAAAHRLRTSQQQSFYRLRTGRPGLLPPPVDDLDAVVPPQYQPTIDAALRVAAVGGPEAVKDQLDALIARYQPDELILTGNIWDPEARLRSFAIGAEVMGLSPR
- a CDS encoding SDR family oxidoreductase, which encodes MRLLVLGHGYCAGFLTRLLVPQGWTVTGTTRNDTARLAAAGALPLRWPGDERATTAEIARADAILASAAPAPGGDPALRDFAAALAAAPARWMGYLSTTGVYGDRGGGWVDEGSALTPSTRRGAERVAAEAEWQALAAAHGLPLHIFRLAGIYGPGRGPFAKLRSGTARRIVKPGQVFSRIHAEDIAQVLAASIARPSPGAIYNVCDDDPAPPQDVLDYAARLLGLPPPPAEDFASTQMSEMARSFYAESKRVSNDRIKRDLGISLIHPDYRSGLAALYRAEAAGPLL
- a CDS encoding SDR family oxidoreductase encodes the protein MALALAQRGHDVAIHYHGSAGEAEETAAAARAFGVRAEIFAADLLDEAATEALIPAVVSRLGSLTVLVNNASIFEHDSLATATRASWDRHIGSNLRAPFVLTQQFAAQLPCAPQAPVSQPRPEPEAHGLIVNMIDQRVLKPTPAFMTYSLAKAGLWALTRTSAQALAPAIRVNAIGPGPTMQGARQSAAHFARQRAATILERGADPSDIVAALLYLLDARAVTGQLICVDGGQHLAWRTPDILGD
- the uvrC gene encoding excinuclease ABC subunit UvrC encodes the protein MTAEAPSQAPHPPALTGHALIADYCRRLDSSPGVYRMLDAQGGVLYVGKARNLRARVSNYARPSGHSGRIARMIRETASMMFLTTRTETEALLLEQNLIKQLKPRYNVLLRDDKSFPNILVSKAHPFPQIKKHRGAKTEKGSYYGPFASAGAVNRTLNQLQRVFLLRSCTDATFSARTRPCLLHQIKRCSAPCVQRIDAEHYGALVADAERFLQGRSTAVQGRLAAEMAEAAEAMEYERAAALRDRIKALTAVQSVQAINPRGVPEADVIALHLDGGQACVQVFFIRGNQSWGNRDFYPRTGGSESPAEIMQAFVAQFYDDKVPPRLVLLSHPVEDLDLLAQLLSERAGRRVAMGVPQRGEKAELVANAARNARESLSRRLAESATQRALLEGLAEAFELPVVPRRIEIYDNSHIQGTAPVGGMVVSGPDGWMKSQYRKFNIKGTEITPGDDFGMMREVLTRRFARLLKEDPDRQTEAWPDLLLIDGGAGQVSAVEGILAELGVEDIPLIGVAKGQDRDHGKEEFHRPGRRPHALPMNHPVLYFIQRLRDEAHRWAIGTHRARRTKQAMANPLDEIAGIGAARKRALLAHFGSAKAVARAGLEDLQAAPGISAAMARTIHDHFHPDAAG